One window of Anaerolineales bacterium genomic DNA carries:
- a CDS encoding aminotransferase class III-fold pyridoxal phosphate-dependent enzyme has translation MTPAWSRIFNFVAERAEGSYIYTDDGKKLLDFTSGIGVTNTGHCHPKVVEAIREQAGLFLHAQANIVIHKPMLQLIEELRTVVPPSLDSFYFANSGAEALENAIKIAKVATGRQNVIVFGGSFHGRTHATMALTTSKTIYRSGFAPLPAGVYVAPFPYAFNLNMTEEEASQYALEQLEYLLASQTAPKETAAILIESVLGEGGYIVPPSSFMKGLREICDKHGIMLIFDEVQSGFGRTGKWFALEHFGVAPDIITAAKGIASGMPLSAVFTRTEIMKKLDVGSIGGTYGGNVVACAAGVATIRAMREEKMIENAAEKGIQLMTGLRKLQEEYPQIGDVRGLGLMVGSEFVVDGSQAKAKPLVKEVIHKAEEKGLLLLSCGTYDNTLRWIPPLNVTTGQINDGLKIFGESLKETIK, from the coding sequence ATGACTCCCGCATGGAGTCGCATCTTCAATTTCGTCGCCGAGCGTGCCGAAGGCTCCTACATCTACACAGATGATGGGAAGAAACTGCTGGACTTCACCAGCGGCATCGGCGTGACCAACACGGGGCATTGCCACCCAAAAGTCGTGGAAGCGATCCGTGAACAGGCGGGCTTGTTTCTGCATGCCCAGGCGAACATCGTCATTCATAAACCGATGCTGCAACTCATCGAGGAACTGCGCACGGTTGTTCCGCCTTCACTGGATAGCTTCTACTTTGCCAATTCCGGTGCTGAGGCGTTGGAGAATGCGATCAAAATCGCGAAAGTTGCGACGGGAAGACAGAACGTGATCGTCTTCGGCGGTTCGTTCCACGGGCGGACGCATGCCACGATGGCGTTGACCACATCCAAGACCATTTACCGCAGCGGCTTTGCTCCGCTTCCAGCGGGTGTTTATGTGGCGCCGTTCCCGTATGCCTTCAATTTGAATATGACAGAAGAGGAGGCCAGTCAATATGCGCTCGAGCAATTGGAATATTTGCTGGCATCGCAAACCGCCCCAAAAGAGACCGCCGCCATTTTGATCGAGTCGGTGCTGGGCGAAGGTGGGTATATCGTCCCGCCTTCGTCCTTTATGAAGGGCTTGCGTGAGATCTGCGATAAACATGGGATCATGCTCATCTTCGACGAGGTACAATCCGGGTTTGGGCGGACTGGCAAATGGTTTGCGCTGGAGCACTTCGGCGTAGCACCGGATATCATCACTGCTGCGAAAGGAATCGCTTCCGGCATGCCGCTTTCCGCTGTTTTCACCCGCACCGAGATCATGAAGAAGCTTGACGTTGGTTCGATTGGCGGAACCTATGGCGGGAACGTGGTCGCCTGTGCGGCGGGAGTCGCCACCATCCGCGCGATGCGGGAAGAAAAAATGATTGAGAACGCAGCGGAGAAGGGAATCCAATTGATGACCGGACTCCGCAAATTGCAGGAGGAATATCCGCAGATCGGCGATGTGCGCGGACTGGGTTTGATGGTGGGTTCTGAATTCGTCGTGGATGGAAGCCAGGCAAAAGCTAAACCGCTCGTCAAGGAAGTCATTCACAAGGCGGAAGAGAAGGGCCTGCTCCTGCTTTCATGTGGAACCTATGACAACACCCTGCGTTGGATCCCGCCGTTGAATGTAACCACCGGGCAGATCAATGATGGCTTGAAGATATTCGGCGAATCGTTAAAGGAAACTATCAAATAA
- a CDS encoding aspartate aminotransferase family protein, which translates to MTELNRNKLTELIKSEEELFHKNHPKSNELYGRARKSLHGGVPMLWMIRWAGSFPVFVKEAKGAHFTDVDGNDYIDFCLGDTGAMTGHASEATVKAITEQIQKGITLMLPYEDVIWVGEELQRRFKLPYWQFALTATDANRFALRMARMITGRPKILVFNYCYHGSVDETFITLDEEGTPISRPNNMGPQIDPRETTKVIEFNDIAALETALSARDVAAVLAEPVMTNIGIIHPEPGYHDTLRKITRKYGTYLIIDETHTICTGPGGYTASYGLQPDFFTLGKPLAGGVPAAVYGFTEEVSQAFVAKLAVDDADVGGIGGTLAGNALSIAAMKATLQLVLTDEFYAEAIKLQEQFTAGVESVIAEFNLPWIVKRLGNRSEYWFRPTPPKNGGEAHAAIDPELDRYMHLFALNRGILMTPFHNMALISPETTQADVDYHTRMFRKAVQSLYS; encoded by the coding sequence ATGACGGAACTCAATCGAAACAAGCTTACCGAGCTAATAAAATCCGAAGAAGAACTTTTTCACAAGAATCACCCCAAATCCAACGAATTGTATGGACGCGCACGCAAATCACTGCACGGCGGCGTGCCGATGCTTTGGATGATTCGGTGGGCGGGGTCGTTTCCCGTCTTCGTCAAAGAAGCCAAAGGTGCGCACTTCACGGATGTGGACGGCAACGACTACATTGACTTCTGCCTTGGCGATACTGGGGCGATGACTGGTCACGCCTCCGAGGCAACTGTTAAAGCCATCACCGAACAAATTCAAAAAGGCATCACGCTGATGCTTCCGTACGAAGATGTCATCTGGGTGGGCGAGGAACTTCAACGCCGCTTCAAACTTCCCTATTGGCAGTTTGCGCTCACCGCCACCGATGCGAATCGTTTCGCGCTGCGCATGGCTCGCATGATCACCGGTCGTCCCAAGATTCTCGTCTTCAACTATTGCTATCACGGTTCGGTGGATGAGACGTTCATCACGCTCGACGAAGAAGGCACGCCGATCTCACGACCTAATAACATGGGTCCGCAGATCGATCCGCGCGAGACGACCAAGGTCATCGAGTTCAATGATATCGCTGCCCTCGAAACTGCCCTATCTGCGCGTGATGTCGCCGCTGTCCTTGCCGAACCCGTGATGACCAACATCGGCATCATCCACCCCGAGCCCGGATATCATGATACCTTGCGAAAGATCACTCGAAAATACGGGACTTATCTCATCATCGATGAGACTCATACCATTTGTACGGGTCCGGGCGGATATACCGCCTCATACGGCCTCCAGCCGGATTTCTTCACCCTCGGCAAACCTCTCGCTGGAGGCGTTCCCGCCGCGGTGTATGGTTTCACCGAAGAAGTCTCGCAAGCCTTCGTCGCCAAACTCGCCGTTGACGATGCGGATGTGGGCGGCATCGGCGGGACGCTGGCTGGGAATGCGCTATCCATTGCGGCGATGAAAGCCACGCTGCAACTTGTATTGACGGACGAGTTTTATGCAGAAGCCATAAAATTGCAGGAACAATTCACAGCGGGTGTCGAAAGCGTGATCGCAGAATTCAACCTCCCCTGGATCGTGAAGCGGCTTGGCAACAGGTCCGAGTACTGGTTCCGTCCCACTCCTCCAAAAAATGGAGGCGAGGCGCATGCTGCCATTGACCCCGAACTGGATCGCTATATGCATCTCTTCGCGCTCAATCGTGGTATCCTGATGACGCCGTTCCACAACATGGCTTTGATCTCGCCTGAAACGACACAAGCGGATGTGGATTACCATACAAGAATGTTCCGCAAAGCGGTTCAGAGTCTATATTCATAA
- a CDS encoding aldehyde ferredoxin oxidoreductase — protein MSDYKPQIWRINTRTQELKREPIPEAWQRLGGRGLVARIMVDEVDARCDPLGPGNKLIFTPGLLVGHMLSSTDRISVGGKSPLTGGIKEANAGGRTGYHMAFMGIHALIIEDTPEGNGYWVLHLSLNNGAQWERADDLTGLGVYETAPKLLEKYGDKVAIALIGPGGEMKMKSAGIQNIDKDRVPARIAARGGLGAVMGSKGLKAIVFDNAGGQKPPIADPEAFKIAQKDYTKSVMEHPQSITYRDYGTAAMTQLTQRFAAIPVHNFSRGTFDEVEKIGGESLREFTLTRGKPSDPAHACMAGCTIKCSNVFGGEDGKIIVSPLEYETIGLMGSNLDIDSLDSIGRLNWHVNDLGLDSIEVGAALGVAAEAGLMNWGSETDAQKLIDEIRKGSELGRTLGDGAAAVGKKYNIERVPVVKGQAMSAYEPRSIKGTGLTYATTPQGADHTSGLTIRAQVDHLDPDAQKSVSLNAQLNMGGYDTLGACIFAGFGYAATPDGVVKRLLAARYGWNDLPDNILQELGKQTIKLEREFNKRAGFTEKDDRLPEWMTREPIPETGHVFDVSADTIDHMFDGI, from the coding sequence ATGAGCGACTATAAACCCCAAATCTGGCGCATTAACACCCGCACGCAGGAATTGAAGCGTGAACCCATCCCCGAAGCCTGGCAGCGCCTTGGCGGGCGAGGATTGGTCGCGCGCATCATGGTCGATGAAGTGGATGCCAGATGCGACCCGCTTGGACCCGGCAATAAACTGATCTTCACACCAGGTCTTTTGGTGGGGCATATGCTCTCTTCCACAGATCGAATCTCCGTCGGGGGCAAGTCCCCGCTGACCGGCGGGATCAAGGAAGCCAATGCGGGCGGGCGGACGGGGTATCACATGGCTTTCATGGGCATTCATGCGCTTATCATCGAAGATACGCCGGAAGGGAACGGTTATTGGGTTTTGCACCTATCTTTGAATAACGGGGCGCAGTGGGAGCGCGCTGATGATCTGACCGGGCTTGGTGTATACGAAACGGCGCCAAAGTTACTTGAAAAATACGGAGATAAAGTCGCCATCGCATTGATCGGCCCAGGCGGCGAGATGAAGATGAAATCTGCGGGGATACAAAACATCGACAAGGATCGCGTCCCTGCGCGGATTGCGGCGCGAGGCGGCTTGGGGGCAGTGATGGGCTCGAAGGGACTTAAAGCCATTGTCTTTGACAATGCCGGAGGTCAAAAACCGCCCATCGCGGATCCAGAAGCGTTCAAAATCGCGCAAAAGGATTACACCAAGTCGGTTATGGAGCACCCGCAATCCATCACGTATCGCGATTACGGTACAGCCGCCATGACGCAATTGACCCAGCGTTTTGCCGCCATCCCGGTGCATAATTTCTCGCGCGGCACATTCGATGAGGTGGAGAAGATCGGCGGTGAATCCCTGCGTGAATTTACGTTGACGCGCGGCAAGCCATCCGACCCAGCTCATGCCTGTATGGCGGGTTGTACGATCAAATGCTCGAATGTTTTTGGCGGCGAGGATGGGAAGATCATCGTCTCTCCTCTCGAATACGAGACGATTGGATTGATGGGTTCGAATCTCGATATCGACTCGCTCGACTCGATCGGCCGCTTGAACTGGCACGTCAACGACCTGGGACTCGACTCGATCGAAGTCGGCGCGGCGTTGGGCGTCGCGGCGGAGGCGGGCTTGATGAACTGGGGGAGCGAAACTGACGCGCAAAAGTTGATCGATGAAATCCGAAAAGGTTCGGAACTTGGAAGAACGCTTGGCGACGGAGCCGCGGCTGTCGGGAAGAAATACAATATCGAACGCGTGCCTGTTGTGAAGGGACAAGCCATGTCCGCGTATGAGCCGCGGTCCATCAAAGGCACAGGCCTGACCTACGCTACTACGCCTCAGGGGGCTGACCACACCTCCGGATTGACCATCCGGGCGCAGGTGGATCATCTCGATCCTGATGCACAAAAATCTGTATCGCTCAATGCGCAATTGAACATGGGAGGTTATGACACATTGGGTGCATGCATCTTTGCGGGATTCGGATATGCGGCAACCCCCGATGGAGTGGTAAAACGCCTGCTGGCGGCGCGTTATGGCTGGAACGATTTACCCGATAATATTTTGCAGGAACTGGGAAAACAGACAATAAAACTTGAGCGCGAGTTCAATAAACGCGCCGGTTTTACTGAAAAGGATGATCGCTTGCCCGAATGGATGACGAGGGAACCAATTCCGGAAACAGGTCACGTATTCGATGTGAGCGCCGACACCATCGACCATATGTTTGACGGCATTTAA
- a CDS encoding PAS domain-containing protein, protein MKPNHRTTPLYLNTVAPELRPLILAVLLAALITTSVLAFMDVSRLFMLVLIGAFSLSVLLAFNGKTTLASWIALTSSLIILSILVYLNNGIRDTAMMGLIAVLIAAGLLAGKFGTLVIGCCLIVEIGIYGALETAGVLVNPFSRLNSFSDYFSISLSIALITALQWLVITRLNNSAQSAEMELAERKKYQVQLQEAEARYRGLVESIPLVIYTAEPGITGRWHFISPQIAQLTGFEPDEWINSPGLWFSRVHPDDRDRIMKAEAEATRENNIPELEYRFLTRAGTYIWISDRGLIRVKPGQPLIQGYLLDITDRKLAEEQLNKRIAELQAVHGISETLIRKSDLQKLIQETGDQIRMAFKANNVLIAIHDPNTNLIHFPYDYEDGKKRKDVPIRYGEGMTTQIMEMKKSVLIESGWMDRSKAMNAIYTNAMPVLSSFSTPIMTDEKVIGVITIESSEREYAFTETDVRPLLTIAANLAVAIEKTRLQDSIRQEMEIQDSLIRELELKNEELERFVYTASHDLKSPLITIRGFLGYLAQDARMGNFDQLNTDIQRITDATEKMQRLLGELLELSRVGRIASEKQDVPFDDIVAEALDRVEGQLTANQVRVKVGSGLPSVYVDKERVVEVVQNLVDNAIKFMGNQPEPMIEIGHVLEDERPIFFVRDNGIGIRKEFHKRIFGLFDKLNTATEGTGVGLALVKRIVEVHGGSIWVDSQEGAGATFSFTLQ, encoded by the coding sequence ATGAAACCGAATCATCGAACCACACCTTTGTATCTTAATACAGTCGCACCAGAACTGAGGCCGCTGATCCTCGCCGTCCTTCTGGCAGCCCTCATCACGACTTCCGTCCTCGCTTTCATGGACGTCAGCCGTTTATTCATGCTGGTACTGATCGGCGCATTTTCCCTTTCCGTTCTGTTGGCCTTCAACGGAAAAACAACCCTTGCGAGTTGGATTGCCTTAACCTCCTCCCTGATCATCCTTTCGATCCTGGTCTATCTGAATAACGGAATCCGCGACACGGCAATGATGGGATTGATCGCTGTTTTGATCGCCGCGGGATTACTCGCAGGCAAATTCGGCACACTCGTGATCGGATGCTGTCTCATCGTCGAGATCGGCATCTACGGGGCGCTCGAGACCGCAGGTGTGCTCGTCAATCCTTTCAGCCGGTTGAACAGTTTTTCAGATTACTTTTCGATCAGCCTGTCGATCGCCCTGATCACCGCATTGCAGTGGCTTGTTATCACTCGATTAAATAATTCGGCGCAATCCGCCGAGATGGAACTTGCGGAGCGAAAAAAATACCAGGTCCAATTGCAGGAGGCGGAAGCCCGTTATCGGGGCTTGGTCGAAAGTATTCCTCTGGTCATTTATACGGCGGAACCCGGGATTACGGGCAGATGGCATTTTATCAGCCCACAGATCGCCCAGTTGACCGGTTTCGAACCGGATGAGTGGATAAACAGCCCCGGATTGTGGTTTTCGCGCGTACACCCGGACGACCGCGATCGCATCATGAAGGCGGAAGCGGAAGCCACAAGGGAAAACAATATACCCGAACTCGAGTACAGATTCCTGACCCGTGCTGGGACATATATTTGGATTTCAGACAGGGGATTAATCCGCGTCAAGCCCGGGCAGCCGCTTATTCAAGGATATCTGCTCGATATAACCGACCGCAAACTAGCAGAGGAGCAATTAAACAAACGCATTGCCGAACTCCAGGCGGTCCACGGGATAAGCGAGACCCTGATACGCAAAAGCGATTTGCAAAAACTGATCCAGGAAACAGGCGATCAGATCCGCATGGCATTCAAAGCCAATAACGTCCTGATCGCGATCCACGATCCGAACACAAACCTGATCCATTTCCCCTATGACTACGAAGACGGAAAAAAGCGCAAAGATGTCCCGATTCGCTATGGAGAAGGAATGACCACCCAGATTATGGAAATGAAAAAATCCGTGTTGATCGAAAGCGGCTGGATGGATCGCTCGAAGGCCATGAATGCAATCTACACAAACGCGATGCCGGTACTATCTTCCTTTTCGACGCCGATCATGACGGACGAGAAGGTCATCGGCGTTATAACCATCGAATCCAGCGAGCGGGAATACGCATTTACCGAGACGGACGTTCGCCCATTGCTCACGATTGCGGCAAACCTTGCAGTCGCGATCGAAAAGACGCGCTTACAGGATTCCATTCGTCAGGAGATGGAAATTCAGGATAGTCTCATCCGCGAACTTGAGTTGAAGAACGAGGAATTGGAGCGATTCGTTTACACAGCCTCGCACGACCTGAAATCACCCCTCATCACCATCCGCGGTTTCCTCGGTTATCTCGCCCAGGATGCCCGCATGGGAAACTTCGACCAGCTGAACACGGATATCCAGCGGATCACAGACGCCACTGAAAAAATGCAACGGCTGCTGGGCGAGCTTCTCGAACTTTCGAGGGTGGGACGCATTGCCAGCGAGAAGCAGGATGTTCCTTTCGACGACATCGTCGCCGAAGCATTGGACCGGGTCGAAGGTCAATTAACAGCGAACCAGGTCAGGGTGAAGGTCGGAAGCGGGCTTCCATCTGTTTACGTGGATAAGGAGAGGGTTGTCGAAGTCGTCCAAAATTTGGTCGACAACGCGATCAAGTTCATGGGCAACCAGCCGGAACCCATGATCGAGATCGGCCATGTCCTGGAGGATGAGCGGCCGATCTTCTTCGTTCGCGATAACGGGATTGGGATCAGAAAGGAATTCCACAAACGCATCTTCGGCTTGTTCGACAAACTTAACACAGCCACAGAGGGAACCGGCGTGGGACTCGCCCTTGTCAAGCGTATCGTGGAGGTCCACGGCGGAAGCATCTGGGTGGATTCGCAGGAAGGCGCAGGCGCGACCTTTTCTTTCACGCTCCAGTAA
- a CDS encoding glycosyltransferase — protein MRIAMISYHTCPLATLGGKDTGGMNVYVRDLTRELGRFGVHVDVFTRSQDEHVPHVVHELGYGNRVVHIPAGPEEPRSKSDIAKYIPEFVDEVLEFTAEKGITYDVIHSHYWMSGLAAEKLSDAWGGTPIVHMFHTLGEMKNRVARSEDERAGEDRLRGERQVLRRANRVIVATLAELTQLRFLYRADSNKMTIIPPGVDTGHFYPIPPDEAKQFIGLRPENRMILFVGRIEPLKGVDTLIQAVASLDKSLSGRRHPVHLAIIGGDPDVNPDEMSEEMARLQKLSDELCLGGMVVFLGKRAQDTLSYYYSAAEVLVMPSLYESFGMVALEAMACGTPVIASEVGGLGYLVKDGVTGYTVPDSDPEALRMRLSGLLGDNRLRNTMGENAADYAKEYDWSKIASSIVKVYDEVMCESQAVGE, from the coding sequence ATGAGAATTGCGATGATTTCCTACCATACCTGTCCCCTGGCTACGCTGGGCGGGAAAGACACCGGTGGAATGAATGTTTACGTCCGCGACCTGACACGGGAACTGGGTCGTTTTGGGGTGCATGTGGATGTGTTTACGCGTTCGCAGGACGAACATGTTCCGCATGTCGTCCATGAATTGGGTTATGGGAACCGGGTGGTGCATATCCCGGCTGGACCTGAAGAGCCGCGAAGTAAAAGCGATATCGCAAAATATATCCCGGAATTCGTCGATGAGGTGTTGGAATTTACCGCCGAAAAGGGGATCACTTACGATGTTATCCACAGCCATTATTGGATGTCGGGTCTCGCCGCTGAAAAATTAAGTGATGCCTGGGGCGGTACGCCCATCGTGCATATGTTCCATACCCTCGGCGAAATGAAGAATCGCGTGGCGCGATCGGAGGATGAACGCGCGGGGGAGGATAGACTCCGGGGAGAGAGACAGGTCCTCCGGAGGGCGAACCGGGTGATTGTCGCCACATTGGCGGAATTGACTCAATTGAGATTCCTATATCGCGCAGATTCCAACAAAATGACCATCATTCCACCAGGCGTGGATACGGGACACTTTTATCCCATCCCGCCGGATGAGGCGAAACAATTCATCGGATTGAGACCGGAAAATCGCATGATCCTTTTTGTGGGACGCATCGAACCGTTGAAGGGGGTGGATACGTTGATCCAGGCGGTTGCCAGCCTTGATAAAAGCCTCTCGGGTCGTCGTCATCCTGTCCATCTGGCGATCATTGGCGGCGATCCGGATGTGAACCCGGACGAAATGTCCGAGGAGATGGCACGTCTCCAAAAATTGAGTGACGAACTATGCCTGGGCGGCATGGTCGTGTTTTTGGGAAAGCGTGCCCAGGATACCCTGTCATATTATTATTCCGCGGCTGAAGTTCTTGTCATGCCTTCGTTATATGAATCCTTCGGGATGGTCGCATTGGAAGCAATGGCATGCGGTACGCCGGTCATTGCTTCGGAAGTTGGCGGATTGGGTTATCTTGTGAAGGATGGCGTTACGGGTTACACCGTGCCAGACAGCGATCCGGAGGCATTGCGCATGAGGCTGTCAGGCCTTTTGGGAGATAATCGATTGCGAAATACGATGGGCGAAAATGCCGCCGATTATGCAAAAGAATATGATTGGTCGAAGATCGCTTCGTCCATCGTCAAAGTGTACGATGAGGTGATGTGCGAATCGCAGGCGGTGGGGGAGTGA
- a CDS encoding NYN domain-containing protein has translation MPDDKIQTLSRNKIAMLIDGDNAQAGLLSQMLVEAGRHGQVTLRRIYGDWTTNSMNSWKETLNFHAFQPIQQFRYTVGKNATDSAMIIDAMDILHAGVVDGFCLVSSDSDYTRLATRIRETGIFVMGIGEKKTPKPFVNACDLFVYTENLVAAKRTTTHLKTQKGGAKKKDEPDPLPLLTQAFEMAVQQDGWAPLSSMGNALYQLDPAFDPRTYGHKQLSKMISKFKERFEIRIKEFDGSTLFHVKLKE, from the coding sequence ATGCCCGACGATAAAATCCAAACACTTTCTCGCAACAAGATCGCCATGCTGATCGACGGCGACAACGCCCAGGCAGGTTTGCTTTCCCAAATGCTGGTCGAAGCCGGCCGGCATGGACAGGTTACTCTCCGCCGCATCTACGGCGACTGGACAACGAACAGCATGAATTCCTGGAAGGAGACGCTTAATTTCCACGCCTTCCAACCTATTCAGCAATTCAGATACACGGTGGGAAAAAATGCCACCGACAGCGCGATGATCATCGATGCGATGGATATTCTGCATGCGGGTGTCGTGGATGGTTTCTGCCTCGTTTCGAGTGACAGCGATTACACTCGTCTGGCTACGCGCATCCGTGAAACCGGCATCTTCGTCATGGGCATCGGGGAGAAAAAGACACCCAAGCCGTTCGTAAATGCCTGCGACCTGTTCGTCTATACGGAAAATCTCGTCGCTGCGAAAAGAACCACTACGCATCTCAAAACACAAAAGGGCGGCGCAAAGAAAAAGGACGAACCCGATCCCCTCCCCCTTTTGACCCAGGCATTCGAAATGGCGGTTCAACAAGACGGCTGGGCGCCATTATCGAGCATGGGAAACGCCCTGTACCAACTCGACCCCGCCTTTGACCCGCGGACGTACGGTCATAAACAACTATCCAAAATGATCAGTAAATTCAAAGAACGCTTCGAAATTCGCATCAAGGAATTCGACGGCTCGACGTTGTTCCATGTAAAACTCAAGGAATAG
- a CDS encoding HAMP domain-containing protein, which yields MKNSTFRISSISIRYAIPGLLALVIIIAIGLTAWLSYQSGLGSAETLAERLNEEVSSRINDRINSFLDLPHIFHEINQAVLESGDADLEDFDSMRELFWGEVFVTSSVPYLYYGTPAGEFLGIDVIFGNEPAFKIRDEETAPNRVTYSMTAEGVPLQELESREYDPRERPWYKAAIEAGGPTWSPIYVFSARPVLGISPVSPVYDRFGNLKGVLGIDLTLSEMSDFLRTLEISENGEAFIIQRDGKLVAASTEEQPFKIVDDVQQLLDIRESESALLRITAEQMLSLYGGDFSNVKDTRDIKFEKDGETYYAQIDIISDSRGLDWISVVVVPSSDFLGPVIRNLQNTALFGLIVLVLSTMLGFLLASWIIRPIFTVTDVAAKIEDSVWDLEPLHGVVRRTDELGQLARVFEKMAKEIQAREMELKRQVVALRIQIDQKKRETQVSEIVESDFFQGLQEKAKNMREALGRKKE from the coding sequence ATGAAGAACAGCACATTTAGAATTTCGTCCATCTCCATCCGCTATGCGATACCCGGTCTGCTTGCCCTGGTGATCATCATCGCCATTGGTCTGACCGCCTGGCTCTCTTACCAAAGTGGACTTGGCTCGGCCGAAACCCTAGCGGAAAGACTGAACGAAGAGGTCAGTTCGCGCATCAATGACCGGATCAATAGTTTTCTCGATCTGCCTCACATTTTCCACGAGATCAATCAGGCGGTTTTGGAGTCGGGGGACGCCGATCTTGAGGACTTCGATTCGATGCGTGAATTGTTCTGGGGCGAAGTCTTTGTAACCTCCTCCGTTCCCTATCTTTATTACGGCACACCGGCAGGAGAGTTTCTCGGCATAGATGTTATTTTTGGAAATGAACCCGCTTTCAAGATCCGGGACGAAGAAACTGCGCCGAATCGTGTGACATACAGTATGACTGCCGAAGGGGTGCCCTTGCAGGAACTAGAATCGAGAGAATACGACCCGCGTGAGCGGCCGTGGTATAAGGCGGCTATCGAGGCGGGTGGACCAACATGGTCCCCGATCTATGTGTTTTCGGCGCGACCCGTCCTGGGGATTTCCCCTGTTAGCCCCGTGTATGACCGTTTTGGCAACCTCAAGGGTGTTCTCGGAATCGATTTGACCTTGAGTGAGATGAGTGATTTCCTTCGTACGCTTGAGATCAGTGAGAATGGAGAAGCGTTCATTATCCAGCGTGACGGGAAACTGGTCGCTGCATCAACAGAAGAACAACCATTCAAGATCGTGGATGATGTGCAGCAATTACTGGATATCCGTGAAAGTGAATCCGCTTTGCTGCGCATAACCGCCGAGCAGATGTTAAGCCTTTACGGCGGTGATTTTTCGAATGTAAAGGACACGCGTGATATTAAATTCGAAAAGGATGGGGAGACATACTATGCCCAGATCGACATAATCTCCGATTCGCGTGGGTTGGATTGGATCAGTGTTGTTGTCGTCCCCTCCAGCGATTTTTTGGGACCTGTTATTCGGAACCTGCAAAACACGGCGTTATTCGGTCTGATCGTGCTTGTTTTGTCCACCATGCTTGGCTTTCTTCTGGCGAGCTGGATCATCCGCCCGATATTTACAGTCACGGATGTTGCCGCCAAGATCGAAGACTCGGTCTGGGATTTGGAGCCTCTGCATGGAGTGGTTCGGCGCACAGATGAACTCGGGCAGTTGGCGCGTGTCTTCGAGAAGATGGCAAAAGAGATCCAGGCGCGCGAAATGGAATTAAAGAGGCAGGTAGTCGCCTTGAGGATTCAGATCGATCAAAAGAAGCGCGAGACTCAGGTCAGCGAGATCGTCGAAAGCGATTTCTTCCAGGGATTGCAGGAAAAAGCGAAAAATATGAGAGAGGCGTTGGGTCGAAAGAAAGAGTAA